The genomic region AAAAAGGATGGAGCGCCCTTCGAGGAAAGGGGCGCTTTTTTATGAAAAGCCATTTTCATCATCGCCTGTGATCCGAGGGTCATGAAAGTTTTGTGTAGAAGCAGGAATTTACTGATTTAAATGGAAAGTAGCAATATTGTGAAAAAACTTATCATTGCTTGCCGTGGGAAATTCAGCCGCCGACCGTAACGACAACGTAGGAGAGCAGTAATAACATAGGCAGATAGGTCGAAACAATGGAGGTTGGTATGATGCTTTCCAAACGGTACGGCGTTGGCGATGTGTTGAAGCAGGATGTCTATTCCTTACAGGGTCACCTGCTGATTCCCCGGGGCGCAATGATCAGTGAACGTCTCATGGCGCAAATCCATAAATGGGAGGAGATCGGGGTGCTGATTGATAAAGTGCCTTCTTCCGGATCTCGCAATGCCCAGGAGCCTGAGTCGGACGGTGAAGATATCTGCTTTCTGCCCCGGCGAAAAAGCAAGGAAGAAGATGTCCTCTATCATCAAGCGATTGAGACGGTGCGCGATGTTTTCCTGGATATCCGCGCAGGGCATGTTTTTAACCAGCAGGCGGTCCAGGAAAGAGCATCCGCTATCGTTTCGTCGGTCATCCACGATGAGAAGGTCGGTTTTCGGCTGAACCATCTGTGGCAGGCCGATGACTACACCTTGCACCATTCCGTGGACGTTTGTCTTCTTTCCACCCTGATCGGGCTCAGCATCGGCATGGATCGGGAAGAACTGAATGAACTGGCTGCCGGCGCCATCCTTCACGATGTGGGGAAGATCTATATCCCGCGCAGCATCCTCAACAAAAAGGGCGCCCTCAGCAACAGAGAGTATGAGACGATCAAAAAACACCCTGTCTTTGGCGTCAAGTATTTTCAGGAGACCGGCATGGACCTCTCCGACGCTCAGTTGTATTGTATCCTTCAGCATCACGAGCACTGTGACGGGACCGGCTATCCTCAGGGACTGCGCTACCCACGGATCCATCTGTTCGCCCGCATCGTCGCTGTGGCCGACGTGTTCTCGGCGTTGACGGCCGGGCGCCCGCACCGCGCTCCCATGGACCAGTTGCACGCCATCGACATCCTCTGCCGGGAGTCGCGGAGCCATCTCGACATGCACATCGTCAGCATTTTGATCAACCGGCTGCGAGACCTGCTGCTGCACACGCGGGTCCGCCTCAACACCGGCGACGAGGGCTATGTGGTTGACTTTTTTGAAAGCTCGCCGCTGCGCCCGACGGTGCTCGTCACCCAGGATGCCTTCGGACGCAAGGTGGTCAGCCCCTACCTGGTCCACCTTCGTCAGGAGCAGGAACTAAGTCTCCAGGAAATCCTTTCTGGGAAACAGGCGTAGCAGAGAGTAGCGCATATGAAGGAAGCCACCCCGGCTCTGGGGTGGCTTTTTTATCCGGCAGGGAAAGTCCGGCCCGGCGTGGAAAAGGGAGGGTTAAAGCACTGAAGATCAATCCGGCAGAAAGGTGAGCGAAAACAGGTGAAACGCTTTACGGTCCGCGCCTTTTTTGACGGCATGAATCGCATCCTGGAAAAGGAAGCTAAAGAGGGCCTGGCCGCGATCGAATTCCGCGTCAAAGCTGAACTGCTTCCGGAGCGGATGCCCATCGGCCAGGCATGCCTCTGGTCGGTCCTTGACGAGGAAGGTCGCAC from Heliomicrobium undosum harbors:
- a CDS encoding HD-GYP domain-containing protein, which translates into the protein MLSKRYGVGDVLKQDVYSLQGHLLIPRGAMISERLMAQIHKWEEIGVLIDKVPSSGSRNAQEPESDGEDICFLPRRKSKEEDVLYHQAIETVRDVFLDIRAGHVFNQQAVQERASAIVSSVIHDEKVGFRLNHLWQADDYTLHHSVDVCLLSTLIGLSIGMDREELNELAAGAILHDVGKIYIPRSILNKKGALSNREYETIKKHPVFGVKYFQETGMDLSDAQLYCILQHHEHCDGTGYPQGLRYPRIHLFARIVAVADVFSALTAGRPHRAPMDQLHAIDILCRESRSHLDMHIVSILINRLRDLLLHTRVRLNTGDEGYVVDFFESSPLRPTVLVTQDAFGRKVVSPYLVHLRQEQELSLQEILSGKQA